One window of the Candidatus Zixiibacteriota bacterium genome contains the following:
- a CDS encoding hypothetical protein (Evidence 5 : Unknown function): MANHANLIKCRLKRTAFLISGTKVVPFGGQIGGERPASLIEVLDNPIIGSMLYCYYIYLRQKNVNNS; encoded by the coding sequence GTGGCAAACCACGCTAATTTAATAAAATGCCGTCTCAAAAGGACGGCATTTTTAATAAGTGGGACAAAGGTAGTCCCCTTTGGCGGACAAATTGGAGGCGAACGGCCCGCTTCGCTAATAGAAGTCCTTGACAATCCGATAATTGGGAGTATGTTATATTGTTACTACATTTACTTGCGGCAGAAAAATGTGAACAACTCATAA